The window GCTATGGTTGTCGCCGGAAGATTTATCTACGGGGCAGGCGCGGATTGTGTTGAGCTGGGAGACGGCTACGCGTGATTTGGATGCTTATGTGAGTGGTCCGGTGGCCGAAAAAAATCAGCGATTTATGATTTTTTACAGCCAATACAATAGCCCACAAGCCCAGCTGGATTTGCAACAGACAACGGTGGAAACGGCCCAATTGTACGGACAAACTACCGGCAGTTATTATTTTGCAGTGGGTGATTTTACTGTTCAGCAGGGGCACCGGCGGCGCATTCACAGGTGGGCGCGCGGGTGGATGTGTATCGGGATGATCATCGGCACGAGGTATTTTTTGCCCCGCCGCATGAGTCGGGAATGTGCTGGCTGGTTTTTGAGCTGAGCGGTGCACAGATCAAGGAATTGGCCGAATATCGCGATCAATCTTGTGAACTGGCGCTGAGCGCGATGCCGTTGACTGTTTCACCCTAGCAAGCAAGTCGCTAGAATAGCCTCTTTTTTCGAGGCGGCCCCATGCGTGACTATCAACGAGAGTTTTTGGATTTTGCCATTCAAACCGGCGTACTGCGCTTTGGCCAGTTCACGCTCAAATCGGGGCGCATCAGTCCTTACTTTTTCAACAGCGGCTTGTTTAATACCGGTCGATCGCTGGCGCGGTTGGGGCGGTTTTATGCGGCTGCGCTGCAAAACTCTGGCATAGAATACGACTTGCTGTTCGGTCCCGCCTACAAGGGAATTCCGCTGGTATCGACCATAGGCGTAGCCCTGGCGGATCACTACGACATGGATGTGCCGTATGCATTTAACCGTAAAGAAGCCAAGGATCACGGCGAGGGTGGCACCATTGTGGGCTCTGCGCTGGCCGGGCGGGTGCTGATTGTGGACGACGTGATTTCTGCCGGCACTTCGGTGCGTGAATCGGTGGACATGATTCGTGCGGCGGGAGCCACACCAACTGGCGTGCTGATTGCGCTTAATCGTCAGGAACGCGGCAAGGGTGAGTTGTCAGCCATTCAGGAAGTGGAACGCGACTACGCCATGCCGGTGGCGAGCATCGTGAATCTGGACGATCTATTCAGTTACATCAAAGACCATCCCGAGTTGGCGGTACATGCTGATGCGGTGGCGGCGTACCGTCGTCAATACGGTGTTCAGGCTTAACTGACT of the Gammaproteobacteria bacterium genome contains:
- the pyrE gene encoding orotate phosphoribosyltransferase; this encodes MRDYQREFLDFAIQTGVLRFGQFTLKSGRISPYFFNSGLFNTGRSLARLGRFYAAALQNSGIEYDLLFGPAYKGIPLVSTIGVALADHYDMDVPYAFNRKEAKDHGEGGTIVGSALAGRVLIVDDVISAGTSVRESVDMIRAAGATPTGVLIALNRQERGKGELSAIQEVERDYAMPVASIVNLDDLFSYIKDHPELAVHADAVAAYRRQYGVQA